The window GAACACTAAATGATGTCCATGTCCTCTTCTTTGATaacagtcttttttaaaaatcattttttaaattatagttttttatttacaagatatatgcacgggtaatttttcatcattgacaattgccaaaccttttgttccaatttttcccctccttccctccaccccctctccaagatggcaggtagaccaatacatgttaaatatgttaaagtataagttaaatacaatatatgtatacgtatccATACAGTTActttgctacacaagaagaattagactttgaaataatgttcaattaacctgtgaaggaaatcaaaaatgtaggcagacaaaaatagagggattgggaatgctatgtagtggttcacactcatttcccagagttctttcgctaggtgtagctggctctattcattactgaacaattggaactgatttagttcatctcattgttgaagagagccatgtccatcagaattgaacctcatattgtattgttgttgaagtatataatgatctcctggtcctgctcatttcactcagcatcactttcacgtaagtctctccaggcctttctgaaatcatcctgctggtcatttcttacagaacaataatattccataacattcatattccacaatttattcagccattctccaattgatgggcatccactcagtttccagtttctggccactacaaagagacctgccacaaacttttttgcacatacgggttcctttctcttctttaagatctctttcagatataagcccagtagtaacactgctggatcaaagggtatgcacagtttgataactttttgagatagtTACAAATCTctctccagagtggctggatatattcacaattctaccgACAATGTACTTGATAACAGTCTTAAAGATTAATTGAGGAATACTAGTTCATATTTCTAAAGGATCCcactttataaaattcttttcacatGACAATCCTATAAGGTAGAAtattatcataatcatcattaaaagatgaagaaactgagaatctaGGTATTACATGATCTGCTTaaggtcacattgctagtaagttGAAGAGTTGTAACTCAAGTCTTTTTCGGATCTTGAGTCCAGATCTTCTGATTTCCAATCCAGTGCTGTTTCTGTCACACCATGTTATCTCATTAGAATTCCTTAACAAAGGGCTTACTTACCTCAATGCATCTGTGATTTTCCAAGGGTACAATTTATAATACATTCATGACTTCTCATTCTGTGTAATTCTTTTACATGTTTTCTTAAAGAGGATCTAACCATTTTGTAGGaggtcttccttattttcttctcttctcctcctctgtctccttctcctctttcttctcatttGGTGGGTATCATTGCTTCCCTTGGGCTGTTTGCTGTTCCTCATTCTTACTACATAATCAattcatctccttttctaatgataatttcttgaatgatgCCCCTATGTTATCATTGAAAATCTGTTGTAGTCTATTTATACatatcatctatctttctattgaTTTTGAGGttcacaatttttactttttggagAATGCGGGTGTTAAGCAGTATGCCCATCTTACAGTTTGGGATGTTTTTGTCAGAGAGTAATTTGAATCATTGAAAGCACTGTACAATTTCTCAAATTCATTCATctactctttttctccttttcaattgTGAACTTAGATTCATTTATAACATGGGTAGttttcccttgtaacaaataaccataatcaaataaaataaatccccacatTTTCCAAGTCTGAAAATGCACATTTCATTCTCTACCTATCATCAATTACTTATCTGGTAAGATGTAAGGAGCATGATTCACCAATCTTTTGAAGTTTTATTTGGTCATTGCATTCATCATTgatctaaagtctttcaaaattgttttcctttacaatattTTAACTgttctaattctgctcatttcactctgaatcagttccTATAactcttcccagatttctcttaaattgactttttaaaaattatttattcaataagATTTTGTTCTATTCACATATACCACAATTCGCTGTGCCATTCCCTGTTAGACATCTAcattgtttctgtttgtttttttttttgctacaataaaaagtaatactataaatattttatacatatgaatCATCTAGTTGAAGTATCATTTTATAAACTAACTCAATTTGGTGGAGATAGTAAAAGGATTGGGGAAACAAATACTGATGAGATTACTACTTTAAAAAGGGTTAAAAAACCACCAATAGCCttgttttgtatctcttttcctatttcataGAAGTCTTTATGAGTTTGCTCCATACATGTATCGAGGGCGTACTTGATGAAAATATTACAAAGGAGCAGCCAATTTTTCACAGATGATTCTATTGTTAACATtttgaaaagtccatttatttttttccttttgtaatatGATTCAACAAACACTAGGGGGAGCTGTGAGTATTAACCAACTTAACTATTCCTCTTGGTAAGAACATTAAAGGAGCTGGTTCCTCAGTATCCCTCACTCTGTACATGTCTAGGTATGTGAATTTGTGGTTCCACCAATCCAGACACTTGACTGTATTTGCCGTCTTTACTTAGCCAGTtctcatttatcattttcattgtaTGTGCCTCATTAATTCATCTCTCCTAAaatccttaattaaaaaaaaagttttattaatgttttttattattacatgACAGTTGTTACCAGATGTACCCCAACCTCACTCCCATATTAAATTGAATCCTCCTTTGAAACAAAGAtaaacagttaagcaaaaataaTTGTCACGGATCCAACTGAGAGCATATGTAACATATTGCCCCAGTAATATGTCTCTGTCAGAGGAGACAGGTCTGTTTTATGATCTGTTTTCTAGAAAGATCATTAATTTATAGGACATTTAATGGGATTAGATaaaaggtaataaaaataaaagcatttcttGCATATATGTTAGACTGTACATTCCATTTGATCCCCTGACCCAGCACCTCCCAAAGGCAGAAACTCTTTAAGAGGTGGTCtatgtctcttgtctctctgccGGGGATAAGAGCTAACTTGTCTGTTTAGTTTTTGGTTATCTCTACTTGGGGGCCAGGCAATGGTCATTTGCTCACAAATAGAGCTACAGGTCCTTTCAATCACATGTGGAACCTCTGATGCCCCCATTCAAGGCTGCAAATGTCAGGTCAAGAAGTGAGACAACCAGACTTTCTTTTCCAGGATCCTCAAGCTTTGAATTCTCTCTCTTAACTTGTATATTTTCCCTATATCTTTGTCTTTTTGCTGCCAAAAGTAGTGATCCATTGGGCCCCTCATAGGAATACCCAATCAGAGACCCTTCTAAGATGAACAAGATAAGTGGAGAACAGGGAGGGTAGTAGTTGTTATGTGCTCTGTCactattttccttctcctttacctCTGAAAAACCCTAATGATGCACCTTCATGTTTTGCAAATCTATCTGCTGGGGTGCAATGAGTTTGTAACCCCAATATACTTTTATTCCTTAAATCTAGAATTTTGCAACTTAATTAGCATATCTAGGGGGACCATTTATTACAAaaagattctatttttaaaatgtgttgctTATATAATGGAAAACATTGTATTATTTGTTCACTTTAATTTCTAATGTCTGTTCCTTATAGATGGGGAGATCACTTCCAAACCAATGGTACTTTTCCTGGGACCGTGGAGTGTTGGCAAATCTACCATGATAAACTATCTCCTTGGTCTGGAAAACACTCGTTATCAGCTTTACACAGGTAACTGAGATCTTATTTTATGATGTGTTTGTTATGCTttgaaaatgtgtattttaaaaaaattaaacatttcttcagtacctactatatatataACAGACTGTGTTAGGCATTGAGGATTACCAAGATGCATTTAGAATGATTGAAGCAGAAAAGTTGATTCTGCAAAGCCTATTTGTTTTGCATAATTATTTTGGTTCTTAGAGCCATAAAGAAAGCTATGTTTACTTATTGGCCAAACTAGACATGGCAGCCTTGTAAAGATTcttagaaaataattagaaaaaggaattcaTCTGATCCTCTACCAGTGctgttaattaaaagaaaaaaagtaaaatgtttctATGACAAAGGAACCATTGACATTATCATTTTAAATTGGCCTTCCAGTACATAGATATTTGATTTAATGGACTATTGGTCAGAAGTGATGTCATACTTGAAGCTGTGAAGGAGTAATGAATGAAAGGTAGTTTTCTAGATCTGGTACTTCCTATATgaaaatatatcataaattatgTTTTGGGTTGTGAAATACCATAATAGCTATTCAAAAATTTGGTGACCTTATGAACTGATATGCTTCAACTCTTTTTTGATAGATGAAATAGTTCATCATGTAAGTTAAAGTGGCTGTTGCCACAGGGCATGttctgtaaaaagaatttttgtgaagacctcatattttaaaatcagccggagtcaggaattcaggttaggggaaaatcttcagtctttattctcagtgaagaaagattgaggtagaagggaatcggcaatagcaatgtgtgcagctgagtcaagaagctagctagatcagcagccacacgaccagcagctaccagaatGAAACCCAGGCCCACTCTTCTCCagcctttcttcctgtctctctgcctccacccaccaaaatcatcatttcctatacaacacatcaggacttgcacagagagtgggcagtgccattctttatccaaacatgtatattaatagagtatagtccaattactatttagcttcacgtgcttgggacctcagtgtatcaactcaagcctcagcccattacaaatttttttctcagttttaggTATTTAACAGATCAGTCTCTTGAACAGACTCCACCCATCACCAAGAGATTGAGGTACATCTGGTAACAACTGTCATGTAATAATAAAAACCATTAATAAAACCATGACCATGGCATCACCATCTGCCATTAAGTGTTGTagatgatgaacagaagcagccacaataaaaaagACTAAAGTTTTGAAGAATCACTAAGTTTAGCCCTACAAATGGTCAACTTCCTGACACCTGCATTTTGGCTTCCTGAATCAGGTTCTCTGACCCCTGAAATCTGTTAATCTCTGGCAATCTGTCTCCTGAACTCTGTAGTCAGACCTTTGACTCTTTCTACCAGCCCCCACACCGCTCCACTACCATTCTGGACTGGTTTTGTTGTCATGTTAACTTTCCTCCCAATTCAGCCCCTACCTTCTTGACTCTAGTCaggaattgcttttttcttaaggagtCCTGTCAGGAAGCTATTGGTAATAGATAAACTCAGAGGTCAGGGGTCCAGGACCAGAGTGGTGGCAAGCAGAATGTGGAAAACAGTTACAGATGTGAGAGACACATTGTGATAGTAGAAATTACCGGCTAGTGACTTTTCAAATCCAGGAAcactttttaataacaaaaaatgcTTTTGGAGTGCCTCCTGTAGTCACCTCCATATACCTGCCATCATTTCTCTTTGTGGCATAGGTGCTGAGCCCACCACTTCTGAGTTCACAGTCCTCATGCATGGCCCTAAGCTGAAAACCATCGAGGGCATTGTCATGGCTGCTGACAGTGCTCGCTCCTTCTCACCTCTTGAAAAGTTTGGCCAGAACTTCCTGGAGAAGCTGATTGGCATCGAGGTCCCTCACAAGCTTTTGGAGAGGGTCACTTTTGTGGACACACCTGGCATCATTGAAAACCGCAAGCAGCAAGAACGAGGTAATTTAGGGGCAGGGtatgtgggggagagggagagtagAGTATTATCACAGATGTCTAGcaggaagagaccttggagagaggaggtcatctagttcaatcccttcattttacagatgaggaaacagatccaAAGACTCCAAAATCACAATATCATGTTTCCCTGTATCATCTGGTGAACCTTCTGGCAATTACTAGGTTGGAAGATGATGTGTTACTCATCATCAGCCCAGACTACAGAGGGAGTGACCCTGCTTTTGCTCTCTAGGCTAAGTTGATTCCAAGGcaatctatagatagatagatagatagatagatagataaatggtcaTACAGTCAGGATAGATAAATGGACATATAGTgaggatagatagatggacataCAGTCAGGATAGATAGATGGGCATACAATTAGGGCAGATGGATAGACAGGTGGACATATAGTCAAGACAGATAGATGGACATACAGtcaggatagatagatagatgatagatagatagataaacagattaGACAGCTAGCTAGCTATATATATGGACAGGCAGGCAGATAGATAAATACAAAGCAATCCCTAGAGATTTATTCTGAGGTTGTTAATTTTGACCTGGAGTAGTAACTGAGATCACAGGGTTTTAAAGGTCCTGGACTGAAGCATGGTTCTTTATCTAAGTgcatttataggatcatagatttagagatggaagggactttagatgtCATCTAGCATAACCCtttcattttgtaggtgaggaaactgaggtcaagagaaatcaaatgactttttCATGATCACAGAGCCAGAAAATgttaaaggcaggatttgaaattaggtcttaCTAATGCTAATGCTAGCACACTATCCATTATTCATGTGGCCTTCTCAACTTGACCTTTGTCTAACCAGCACATGGAACTGAAAGGATTACTCAAGCTCAAGACTAGATAACTGCTCCTTTCTTTAACCTCCCTTCTTCCCAGTGGACTTGTCTTGATGCAAATGCTTGTGTGTACTCCCAGAAGTGAACTGATCTCTAGAGTGGAGTTGAACTCAGAAGGCTCTGCAAACACTAGGCTGATGGCATGGAAGTTCAGTGTAGTGCTGCCATGGCCAGGGATCATAGGcaaatgtaaaatgagtggaTAAGTGAGTGGGTGATGTACCTCACGCTGCTGAGtgttacttatttgctcaagtaatGTAAGGATGCTGTCATTGTACAAGTGAGAGGACAAAGCTGCCTCCTTTTAGGTCTTTTCTAGGTCCCTATTTCTTACCTTCCATGTCAAAGCCATTGCTCATGCTCTCTCCACCCTATGGAATGTTCAGAGGCCAgaaagatatttaattaaaaataatattcacttCTCAATGAATCTATTTAATTTGTCAACCCAGAGGGACAATTGAATTGAAGCTTGGCCACTCTTAATTCAGGATGAACATTCTATTGGAGAGTTGGGCATTTGATCAAAGTAGGAAGAAGTTTTTCTGGGCTTCACCCACTAGAAGACAAAAGTTTATGGTATTAATGAAATAGCTAGAGGCATACATTTAGATTGTTGCAAAACTCTTTAGAAACCTAGAAGATACTAAgtgttctcatttattttttaaagtagctttttatttttccatatactggtaaggatagttttcaacattcaccttagcaaaacttgtgtttcaaatttttctcccttccttccctcccccccatagacagcaagcaattggaTATGGGTTAAACATGCAATGTTCTCATTTCTACAGATAATAGGAAGATGCTGAAAAGAATACTAGTTTAATCTTACCTTCTTCCTTTCAAAGGTTACCCATTCAATGATGTGTGCCAGTGGTTCATTGACAGAGCTGATCTCATCTTTGTTGTCTTTGACCCAACCAAATTGGATGTGGGTCTGGAGCTGGAGATGCTCTTTCGCCAACTAAAAGGCCGTGAATcccaaataagaataatattgaaCAAAGCTGATAATCTGGCCACCCAGATGCTCATGCGGGTTTATGGTGCCCTCTTCTGGAGCTTGGCCCCTCTCATCAATGTCACAGAACCTCCAAGAGTTTATGTCAGCTCCTTTTGGCCCCAGGACTATAAGCCTGACACCCACCGGGAGTTATTCCTCAAAGAAGAAATTTCTCTTTTGGAAGATCTGAACCAGGTGATTGAGAATAGGATGGAGAATAAGATTGCCTTTATCCGTCAGCACGCCATCCGGGTACGCATTCATGCTCTCTTAGTAGACCGCTATTTGCAGACCTACAAGGACAAAATGACCTTCTTTAGTGATGGAGAGTTGGTCTTCAAGGACATTGTGGAGGATCCAGATAAGTTCTACATCTTCAAGACCATTCTGGCAAAGACCAATGTCAGCAAGTTTGATCTCCCCAATCGCGAGGCTTATAAGGACTTCTTTGGCATCAATCCTATCTCCAGTTTCAAGCTGCTTTCTCAGCAGTgctcctacatgggaggatgctTTCTGGAGAAGATTGAACGGGCCATCACCCATGAGCTTCCCAGTCTCTTGGGAAGCATTGGGTTGGGGAAGAATCCAGGTGCTCCCAACTGCGACAAAACAGGGTGTGGTGAAACCCCAAAGAACCGCTATAGGAAACCTTAATGCTGTGGAGTTTAACTGGTTCTTGTGTTTCTATTGGTGAATGAGCTTGTGTCTTATGTGTATGAGAAGCCCCGGTTTATTAACCCTTTGAGCCAAACTGGCAAGAGCTATTGTACAATGAAGGGCTTGGAGTTAATGGAGGCCAATTGTGGGGGAATGTGCAAGGGCCTAGTAAAGAGAATGGAAACTGTGAATTATAGACCTTTTTGTACTTGCTATTTTAATTAGAAGGCCCCATTTTCCCTATGAGCAAAagcagaaaaatgtaaaatagagtaTAGTTGCTTTCCCTTGGCACTGATTTGGAGGATCAGAGGATAGTTTgtatacactgaaaaaaaaaaaaaaaggttgggatTCACATACAATAGAAGTAATTAGGATTCCTTTTCCtgaaaaataggggaaagagTGAGGATAGGGGTTAGATAAGAGGATCCATGACCAGAAAAACCTCCTCCACAAAGCCAATTCTAGGACTTGGCTTGAAGGTCaaatattggttttattttctctatcCTGACCTTTTCACCATCAGTCTTAAAATTCAGAAGTAATATCATCCTTTTTTCTGACATCAGGAAGTAAAGATACCTGGTGACCAGCTTTCAGTTTGGCTGTGGGCAGAAGGAGGACATTCAGGGTCTGACCCCTTAAGGAGTTTGAATATAAGGATTGATTCCATGTTCAAACCCAACTGCAGAGCCTGTTATCTTCTTCTGTTG of the Sarcophilus harrisii chromosome 1, mSarHar1.11, whole genome shotgun sequence genome contains:
- the SRL gene encoding sarcalumenin isoform X2, translating into MRTLALLCCCMASLLLSGKAEETEDVSEAPVRDRSHIEETLMLKEDKPADDFSGVMQRLRKIYHSSIKPLEQSYKYNELRQHEITDGEITSKPMVLFLGPWSVGKSTMINYLLGLENTRYQLYTGAEPTTSEFTVLMHGPKLKTIEGIVMAADSARSFSPLEKFGQNFLEKLIGIEVPHKLLERVTFVDTPGIIENRKQQERGYPFNDVCQWFIDRADLIFVVFDPTKLDVGLELEMLFRQLKGRESQIRIILNKADNLATQMLMRVYGALFWSLAPLINVTEPPRVYVSSFWPQDYKPDTHRELFLKEEISLLEDLNQVIENRMENKIAFIRQHAIRVRIHALLVDRYLQTYKDKMTFFSDGELVFKDIVEDPDKFYIFKTILAKTNVSKFDLPNREAYKDFFGINPISSFKLLSQQCSYMGGCFLEKIERAITHELPSLLGSIGLGKNPGAPNCDKTGCGETPKNRYRKP